In Fundulus heteroclitus isolate FHET01 chromosome 17, MU-UCD_Fhet_4.1, whole genome shotgun sequence, the following are encoded in one genomic region:
- the rpl18a gene encoding 60S ribosomal protein L18a, protein MKASGTLQEYKVIGRLLPSPKNPAPPLYRMRIFASNHVVAKSRFWYFVSQLRKMKKASGEIVYCGLVHEKTPLKVKNFGIWLRYDSRSGTHNMYREYRDLTTSGAVTQCYRDMGARHRARAHSIQIMKVQVIAANKCRRPAIKQFHDSKIRFPLPHRVLRRQHKPRFTTKRPNTFF, encoded by the exons ATGAAGGCGTCCGGAACA CTTCAGGAGTATAAAGTCATCGGGCGTCTGCTGCCCTCGCCCAAGAACCCCGCCCCCCCTCTGTACCGCATGCGGATCTTTGCCTCCAACCATGTGGTGGCCAAGTCCCGGTTCTGGTACTTCGTCTCTCAgctgaggaagatgaagaaggCTTCTGGGGAGATCGTCTACTGCGGCCTG GTCCACGAGAAGACTCCCCTGAAGGTGAAGAACTTCGGCATCTGGCTGCGCTACGACTCTCGCAGCGGAACCCACAACATGTACCGCGAGTACCGGGACCTGACCACGTCTGGAGCCGTCACTCAGTGCT ATCGGGATATGGGAGCTCGGCACCGCGCGCGGGCCCACTCCATCCAGATCATGAAGGTCCAGGTCATCGCTGCCAACAAGTGCCGCCGACCCGCCATCAAGCAGTTCCAC GACTCCAAGATCCGGTTCCCGCTGCCCCACCGGGTCCTCCGCCGGCAGCACAAGCCACGCTTCACCACCAAGAGACCCAACACCTTCTTCTGA
- the xpot gene encoding exportin-T, with protein sequence MACRSASAVMDEQALLGLNPNADAPYRQRALAYFEQLKESQDAWEVCADALAKGIYSDDHVKFFCFQVLEHQIKFRHAGLSAPQQQLIRETLMTWLQTQLMNAQPEKAFIRNKAAQVFALTFVMEYLTLWPKFFFDILNLVGLNPLGVDIYLRTLMAIDAEVVDRDIVHTPEETRRNTLIKDSMREQCIPSLVESWFQILTAYQQNQPELTCQCLEVVGAYVSWIDLNLIANDRFVNLLLSQMSMEDLREEACDCLFEIVNKGMDPVDKTKLVESLCQVLQSAGFFNIDQEEDVDFLAKFSRLVNGMGQSLVLSWTRLVKCGSAKEAAAALHAVEAKVPLLLQLLAHEDDDISTNMVGFCYDYLHVLKQLPQLTEQQKANVEAVMLAVMKKLTYDDEYNFDNEGEDEAMFVEYRKQLKMLLDRLAQVSPELLLEAVRRVFTSTMQTWQTAPFMEVEVAIRLLYMLGEALPASHGAHFSGDTAKTGALQDMMRTLVSCGVSGYQHSSVSLEFFETVVRYDKFFIVEPQHIPNVLMAFLDQRGLRHNSPKVRSRVSYLFSRFVKTLHKHMTAFIEDILTRIQDLLELAPPENGFPALLTSDDQLFMFEAAGVLIVSGESPMERKQVLMRSLLAPLMDAFRLLLAKLLQETAEERQAALADCLSHAVGFASRTSKAFSNKQTVKQCGCTEVYRDCLQSFLPALSCPVQRGALRGAVRSFLHRMIICLEEEVLPFVPAASEHMLKDCEAKDLQEFIPLISQITAKFKRQVSPFLQQIFMPLVLAIFEVLGRPAEENDQTAALEKQMLRRSYFAFIQTIAGSGMNEVLANQGAESMERVLFTIIQGAVEFPDPIAQKTCFIILSRLVELWGGKDGLVGFPDFIYKHIVPACFMAPLKPTFDLSDAQTVLTLSECALTLKMIHLKRGSEFIQFLQHEYLPSLQVTPEISQELCQVLQQPDIKVLKNYIKAFFQRAKL encoded by the exons ATGGCCTGCCGGTCTGCCTCTGCAGTCATGGACGAGCAGGCGCTGCTGGGGCTCAACCCCAACGCCGACGCCCCCTACAGGCAGAGG gCGCTGGCCTACTTCGAGCAGCTGAAGGAGTCGCAGGACGCCTGGGAGGTGTGCGCCGACGCGCTGGCCAAAGGCATCTACAG CGACGACCACGTCAAGTTCTTCTGCTTCCAAGTTCTGGAGCATCAGATCAAGTTCAG ACACGCGGGTCTGAGCGCtcctcagcagcagctcatCAGAGAGACGCTGATGACGTGGCTGCAGACTCAG CTGATGAACGCCCAGCCGGAGAAGGCCTTCATCAGGAACAAGGCGGCGCAGGTGTTCGCCCTCACCTTCGTCATGGAGTACCTGACCCTCTGGCCCAAGTTCTTCTTCGACATCCTGAACCTGGTGGGCCTGAACCCGCTCGGCGTCGACATCTACCTGCGCACGCTGATGGCCATCGACGCCGAGGTGGTGGACAGAGACATCGTGCACACGCCTGAG GAAACCCGCAGGAACACTCTGATCAAAGACTCGATGAGGGAGCAGTGCATCCCCAGCCTGGTGGAGTCCTGGTTCCAGATCCTGACGGcgtaccagcagaaccagccggAGCTCACCTGTCAGTGTCTGGAGGTGGTCGGCGCCTACGTCTCCTGGATCGACCTCAACCTGATCGCCAACGACCG GTTTGTGAACCTGCTGCTGAGTCAGATGTCCATGGAGGACCTCAGAGAGGAGGCCTGCGACTGCCTGTTTGAAATCGTCAACAAGGGGATGGACCCGGTGGATAAAACCAAGCTGGTGGAGTCCCTGTGCCAGGTTCTGCAGTCCGCCGGGTTCTTCAACATCGACCAG GAGGAGGACGTGGACTTCCTGGCCAAGTTCTCGCGGCTGGTGAACGGAATGGGTCAGAGCCTGGTTCTGAGCTGGACCCGGCTGGTGAAGTGCGGCAGCGCCaaggaggcggcggcggcgctcCACGCCGTGGAGGCCAAGgtgccgctgctgctgcagctgctggcgCACGAAGACGACGACATCTCCACCAACATGGTGGGCTTCTGCTACGACTACCTGCACGTGCTCAAACAG CTCCCCCAGTTGACGGAGCAGCAGAAGGCGAACGTGGAG GCCGTCATGCTGGCTGTGATGAAGAAGCTGACCTACGACGACGAGTACAACTTCGACAATGAG GGCGAGGATGAAGCGATGTTCGTGGAGTACAGGAAGCAGCTGAAGATGCTGCTGGACCGCCTGGCGCAGGTTTCCccggagctgctgctggaggccgTGCGCCGCGTCTTCACCAGCACCATGCA GACGTGGCAGACGGCGCCCTTcatggaggtggaggtggcCATCCGGCTGCTCTACATGCTGGGCGAGGCGCTGCCGGCGTCTCACGGCGCCCACTTCTCCGGCGACACGGCCAAAACCGGCGCCCTGCAGGACATGATGCGTACG CTGGTGTCCTGCGGCGTCAGCGGCTACCAGCACTCCTCCGTGTCCCTGGAGTTCTTCGAGACCGTGGTCCGGTACGACAAGTTCTTCATCGTGGAGCCTCAGCACATCCCCAATGTTCTG ATGGCGTTCCTGGACCAGCGAGGACTGAGACACAACAGCCCCAAGGTGCGGAGCCGGGTCTCCTACCTGTTCTCCCGCTTCGTCAAGACGCTGCA CAAACACATGACCGCCTTCATTGAGGACATCCTGACCCGGATCCAGGACCTGCTGGAGCTCGCTCCTCCG GAGAACGGCTTCCCGGCGCTGCTCACCAGCGACGACCAGCTCTTCATGTTCGAGGCGGCCGGCGTGCTGATCGTGAGCGGCGAGAGCCCGATGGAGCGGAAGCAGGTTCTGATGCGCAGCCTGCTGGCGCCGCTGATGGACGCCTTCCGCCTGCTGCTGGCCAAGCTGCTGCAGGAGACGGCCGAGGAGCGCCAGGCCGCCCTCGCCGACTGCCTGAGCCACGCCGTGGGCTTCGCCAG CCGCACCAGCAAGGCGTTCAGCAACAAGCAGACGGTGAAGCAGTGCGGCTGCACCGAGGTCTACCGCGACTGCCTGCAGAGCTTCCTGCCGGCGCTGAGCTGCCCCGTCCAGCGGGGGGCGCTGCGCGGCGCCGTGCGCTCCTTCCTGCACCGCATGATCATCtgcctggaggaggaggtgctgcCCTTCGTCCCCGCCGCCTCCGAGCACATGCTGAAGGACTGCGAGGCCAAAGACCTGCAGGAGTTCATCCCGCTCATCAGCCAGATCACCGCCAAGTTCAAG cgCCAGGTCTCCCCCTTCCTGCAGCAGATCTTCATGCCGCTGGTCCTCGCCATCTTCGAGGTTCTGGGCCGACCCGCCGAGGAGAACGACCAGACGGCGGCGCTGGAGAAGCAGATGCTGAGGAGGAGCTACTTCGCCTTCATCCAGACCATCGCAGGCAGCGGCATGAACGAGGTTCTGGCCAACCAGG gaGCAGAGAGCATGGAGCGGGTTCTGTTCACCATTATCCAAGGCGCCGTGGAGTTCCCGGACCCCATCGCCCAGAAGACCTGCTTCATCATCCTGTCCCGGCTGGTGGAGCTGTGGG GCGGGAAGGACGGCCTGGTGGGCTTCCCTGACTTCATCTACAAACACATCGTCCCAGCATGCTTCATGGCGCCGCTCAAACCCACCTTCGACCTCTCTGACGCTCAGACGGTTCTG ACTCTGTCGGAGTGCGCCCTCACGCTGAAGATGATTCATCTTAAACGG GGGTCCGAGTTCATCCAGTTCCTGCAGCACGAGTACCTGCCGTCCCTGCAGGTGACGCCAGAGATCTCACAG gagctgtgccaggttctgcagcagcccgACATCAAGGTTCTGAAGAACTACATCAAG GCCTTCTTCCAGAGAGCCAAGCTGTGA